A stretch of the Comamonas testosteroni TK102 genome encodes the following:
- a CDS encoding NAD(P)/FAD-dependent oxidoreductase has translation MNASRTRASATASASSPSLHPGAKRIAVIGAGIAGLACARTLMQAGHDVHVYERLTQAGGRMRSVSGPYGSFDIGAQFFTVRDPRFKQALDTTPGSLRAWSLNSVQTRNAQGRRVDKHAPVRETHWVGMPDMQSLPLAWAAPLWEAGRLHLGQSLRAMSHHIASGSHHSRHQWSLMLDTEDHGPQIAADFDAVVLAVPAPVAAQLLQTAPQGAALAKTLAPVEMAPCWAMTLSYPMAAQAGLTTLGPQWNAARSTHERVAWVARESSKPGRAQTERWTIHANPLWSNEHRHDDATRVLSKLQKAFGEITGIRVAPRHASVYLWQHAQTLAPLGRPFSHDPSVGLGLCGDWCIGLRVEDAFVSGLEMGLALA, from the coding sequence ATGAATGCTTCCCGCACTCGCGCGTCCGCAACTGCCTCTGCTTCTTCCCCCTCCCTGCATCCCGGTGCCAAGCGCATTGCCGTCATCGGTGCAGGTATTGCAGGCTTGGCCTGCGCCCGCACGCTGATGCAGGCCGGACACGACGTTCATGTCTATGAGCGTCTGACCCAGGCTGGCGGGCGCATGCGCTCGGTCAGCGGCCCCTATGGCAGTTTTGACATCGGCGCCCAGTTCTTCACCGTGCGCGACCCACGCTTCAAGCAGGCGCTGGACACCACACCCGGCAGTCTGCGCGCCTGGAGTCTGAACAGCGTTCAGACCCGCAATGCCCAGGGCCGTAGAGTCGACAAGCACGCACCGGTGCGCGAGACCCACTGGGTCGGCATGCCAGACATGCAGTCCCTGCCCCTGGCCTGGGCCGCTCCGCTGTGGGAGGCCGGGCGCCTGCATCTGGGCCAGTCCCTGCGCGCCATGAGCCACCACATTGCCAGCGGCAGCCACCACAGCCGCCATCAATGGTCGCTGATGCTGGATACCGAGGACCACGGCCCGCAGATTGCCGCCGACTTCGATGCCGTGGTGCTGGCGGTGCCGGCGCCCGTGGCCGCGCAACTGCTTCAGACCGCGCCACAGGGAGCGGCGCTGGCCAAGACCCTGGCCCCCGTGGAGATGGCTCCTTGCTGGGCCATGACGCTGTCCTACCCCATGGCGGCTCAGGCCGGCCTGACCACGCTGGGCCCGCAGTGGAATGCGGCGCGCAGCACGCATGAGCGCGTTGCCTGGGTGGCCCGCGAGTCTTCAAAGCCCGGCCGCGCCCAGACCGAGCGCTGGACGATTCACGCCAACCCGCTCTGGTCCAACGAGCACCGCCATGACGACGCCACGCGCGTGCTCTCCAAACTGCAAAAAGCCTTTGGCGAGATCACGGGCATCCGCGTCGCACCGCGCCATGCCAGCGTCTACCTCTGGCAGCATGCCCAGACTCTGGCCCCCCTGGGCAGGCCCTTCAGCCACGATCCCTCGGTAGGTCTGGGCCTGTGCGGCGACTGGTGCATAGGTCTGCGCGTGGAAGATGCTTTTGTCTCTGGGCTCGAAATGGGCCTGGCTCTGGCCTGA
- a CDS encoding GGDEF domain-containing protein, with amino-acid sequence MTSSAPHQSVFLRDLRLATAHNLVTRAGGGDIRLPTDTPTHYLQALIDGLCALSLRDPLTGLANRRHFRSVIEREIDRVARSGETALLLMLDIDHFKQINDEHGHIAGDMVLQSVAQTLSEIIRPMDTLARFGGEEFAIVLPVCPAHQGRAVAERLRQAIEDNSIAVSSGQMLKVTVSIGGVYAQQWIRSTAQLWTERADRQLYLAKSAGRNCVCVEEPPDSTVSAEEKSLLFSPLHAASLDENVSDNTAPDVNTDAASQVITP; translated from the coding sequence GTGACCTCATCCGCCCCCCATCAATCCGTGTTCCTGCGCGATCTGCGCCTTGCCACCGCACACAATCTGGTGACTCGCGCGGGCGGTGGCGATATCCGTCTGCCCACCGACACTCCCACCCATTACCTGCAAGCCCTGATTGATGGCTTGTGCGCTCTGTCATTGCGCGACCCTCTCACGGGACTGGCCAACCGCCGCCATTTCCGCTCCGTGATCGAGCGCGAAATCGACCGCGTGGCCCGCTCGGGCGAGACCGCCCTGCTGCTGATGCTGGACATCGACCACTTCAAGCAGATCAACGACGAGCACGGGCATATCGCCGGCGACATGGTGCTGCAATCGGTGGCACAGACGCTGTCGGAAATCATTCGCCCCATGGACACGCTGGCGCGCTTCGGCGGCGAGGAATTCGCCATAGTGCTGCCGGTCTGCCCCGCGCATCAGGGCCGTGCGGTCGCCGAGCGCCTGCGCCAGGCCATCGAAGACAACTCCATTGCGGTGTCCTCGGGTCAGATGCTGAAGGTCACCGTGAGTATCGGCGGGGTCTATGCCCAGCAATGGATTCGCAGCACGGCGCAACTGTGGACCGAGCGTGCCGATCGCCAGCTCTATCTGGCCAAATCGGCAGGCCGCAACTGCGTCTGCGTCGAGGAACCGCCCGACAGTACGGTGAGTGCCGAGGAAAAAAGCCTGCTTTTCAGCCCTTTGCATGCTGCCTCTTTAGACGAAAATGTTTCCGACAACACAGCACCAGACGTAAACACCGACGCCGCAAGCCAGGTCATAACGCCTTGA
- the gluQRS gene encoding tRNA glutamyl-Q(34) synthetase GluQRS yields MSAALSRPFTSAPSAGPYIGRFAPSPTGPLHAGSLVAALASWLDARAHQGRWLIRIEDIDPPRCQPGADLEILRQLGACGLHSDLPVVWQSQRHALYEKALQQLQAQNMAYACGCTRKDIEAAWQAKGLTHERHVERPYPGTCRHGLQGKPARAWRFALEQQVHELQENQTNTLTQQAQAATQSIAIRHSCLESVRPVLHWQDRRLGPQQQNLITSVGDFVLRRADGLWAYQLAVVVDDAEQGITDVVRGEDLADNTPRQLMLQLALGLPQPRYLHTPLVCMESGEKLSKQHGAPAVDVSQPLSVLSAAAQELGLPQAPAATTGCNESPASALPLALDFWLQCWRQTYNIAP; encoded by the coding sequence ATGTCTGCGGCCCTCTCCCGTCCCTTCACCAGCGCCCCCAGTGCGGGGCCATATATCGGGCGCTTTGCCCCCTCTCCCACCGGACCGCTGCATGCGGGTTCCCTGGTCGCGGCACTGGCCAGCTGGCTGGATGCACGCGCCCACCAAGGACGCTGGCTGATTCGCATCGAAGACATCGATCCGCCACGCTGCCAGCCTGGCGCCGACCTGGAAATCCTGCGCCAGCTGGGCGCCTGCGGCCTGCACTCCGATCTCCCCGTGGTATGGCAGTCGCAGCGCCATGCTCTCTATGAAAAAGCACTGCAGCAACTGCAGGCGCAAAACATGGCCTACGCCTGCGGCTGCACGCGCAAGGACATCGAAGCCGCCTGGCAGGCAAAGGGGCTGACTCACGAGCGGCATGTGGAGCGCCCCTACCCCGGCACCTGCCGCCATGGCCTGCAAGGCAAGCCCGCCAGGGCCTGGCGCTTTGCGCTGGAGCAGCAGGTACATGAACTACAAGAGAATCAAACCAACACTCTTACTCAGCAAGCGCAAGCAGCTACGCAAAGCATAGCAATAAGGCACTCTTGCCTGGAAAGCGTGCGCCCTGTGCTGCACTGGCAGGACCGGCGTCTGGGCCCGCAGCAGCAGAACCTGATCACCAGCGTGGGCGACTTTGTACTGCGCCGGGCGGACGGGCTCTGGGCTTACCAGCTGGCTGTGGTCGTTGACGACGCCGAGCAAGGCATCACCGATGTGGTGCGCGGCGAAGACCTGGCAGACAACACCCCGCGCCAGCTGATGCTGCAGCTCGCCCTGGGCCTGCCCCAGCCGCGCTATCTGCACACGCCGCTGGTTTGCATGGAAAGCGGAGAAAAGCTCTCCAAACAGCATGGCGCACCCGCCGTGGATGTCAGCCAGCCGCTGAGCGTGCTGTCTGCTGCGGCGCAGGAGCTGGGCCTGCCACAAGCGCCTGCAGCCACCACTGGCTGCAACGAAAGCCCCGCAAGCGCCTTGCCTTTGGCGCTGGACTTCTGGCTTCAATGCTGGCGCCAAACCTACAATATCGCCCCGTGA
- a CDS encoding flavodoxin family protein, whose amino-acid sequence MSTIVVVYHSGYGHTQRMAQSVAQGAGAQLLAIDADGNLPDGGWEQLAAADAIVFGAPTYMAAPSWQFKKFADASSKAWFAQAWKDKLFAGFSNSASVQGDKQVTLDYFYHLAMQHGGVWVGLGLLPSNTKAAQRNDVNWMGSFSGAMAQSPSDASAGEMAAGDLETARQFGERVASAAARWAR is encoded by the coding sequence ATGAGCACTATCGTTGTGGTCTACCACTCCGGCTACGGCCATACCCAGCGCATGGCGCAGTCGGTGGCGCAGGGCGCGGGCGCGCAGCTGCTGGCCATCGATGCCGACGGCAATCTGCCAGACGGCGGCTGGGAGCAACTGGCCGCGGCCGACGCCATCGTCTTTGGCGCGCCGACCTATATGGCGGCACCGAGCTGGCAGTTCAAGAAGTTTGCCGACGCCTCGTCCAAGGCCTGGTTTGCCCAGGCCTGGAAGGACAAGCTGTTCGCCGGCTTCAGCAATAGCGCCAGCGTGCAGGGCGACAAGCAGGTCACGCTCGACTATTTCTACCACCTGGCCATGCAGCATGGCGGCGTCTGGGTGGGTCTGGGCCTGCTGCCTTCGAACACCAAGGCCGCGCAGCGCAATGATGTGAACTGGATGGGAAGCTTCAGCGGCGCCATGGCGCAGTCGCCCTCGGATGCATCGGCCGGCGAGATGGCCGCCGGCGATCTGGAGACCGCACGCCAGTTCGGCGAGCGCGTGGCCAGCGCTGCAGCACGCTGGGCAAGATAA
- a CDS encoding sulfurtransferase, producing MADILNISCYKFTPLPDADQLRQTLLERAHALSLKGTVLLAEEGINFFLAGPADAVRGFVEQLKQDPRFADLTPKESWSETVPFRKMLVKVKSEIIRMDHPAIRPAHGRAPSVSPVTLRRWLEQGHDDEGREVVTLDTRNDYEVDEGAFAGTIDWRLSKFTEFPPALRQHKGEFAGKTVVSYCTGGIRCEKAAILMQDEGIENVYQLEGGILKYFEETDGKFYDGGCFVFDGRDSLGTDLSRTELVHPRPIKKHLME from the coding sequence GTGGCCGACATACTCAACATCTCCTGCTACAAATTCACGCCCCTGCCTGATGCCGACCAGTTGCGCCAGACGCTGCTGGAGCGCGCCCATGCCCTGAGCCTCAAGGGCACGGTGCTGCTGGCCGAGGAAGGCATCAACTTTTTCCTGGCCGGCCCTGCCGATGCCGTACGCGGCTTTGTCGAGCAGCTGAAGCAAGACCCGCGTTTTGCCGACCTGACCCCCAAGGAAAGCTGGTCCGAGACCGTGCCCTTTCGCAAAATGCTGGTCAAGGTCAAGAGCGAGATCATCCGCATGGATCATCCCGCCATTCGCCCCGCCCATGGCCGGGCGCCTTCGGTCAGCCCGGTCACGCTGCGCCGCTGGCTGGAGCAAGGCCATGACGACGAGGGCCGCGAGGTGGTGACACTGGACACGCGCAACGACTACGAAGTGGACGAAGGCGCGTTTGCAGGCACGATCGACTGGCGCCTGAGCAAGTTCACCGAATTCCCGCCAGCACTGCGCCAGCACAAGGGCGAATTCGCCGGCAAGACCGTGGTCAGCTACTGCACGGGCGGCATCCGCTGTGAAAAGGCCGCCATCCTGATGCAGGACGAAGGCATCGAAAACGTCTATCAGCTCGAAGGCGGCATCCTCAAGTACTTTGAGGAAACCGACGGCAAGTTCTACGACGGCGGCTGCTTTGTCTTTGACGGCCGCGACTCGCTGGGCACCGATCTGTCGCGCACCGAGCTGGTTCACCCCCGCCCCATAAAAAAGCACTTGATGGAATAA
- a CDS encoding MinD/ParA family protein — MDTLAPHPTLPAHISMEDALRAPGRTKQAHIIAVTSGKGGVGKTFVSANLAAALTRHGFNVLVLDADLGLANLDVVLNLYPKVTLHDVFTGRSTLEDAILTTPGGYSVLLAGSGMIEYSRLTPEIRSQFMRTVELLRPRYDIILLDTGAGISDVVLFSVSLATEVLVVATPEPTSLTDAYAAIKVLALQQKRQQIRLVINQAQRPGDGRAITGQLQQVLNRFVTTDSGQPLQLTHWGDIPVDSAVREAVMRRQLLLQAMPGAPASLAVAQLSNKIKAELTAPV; from the coding sequence ATGGACACCTTGGCCCCTCACCCTACTTTGCCCGCTCATATATCCATGGAAGATGCCCTGCGGGCGCCTGGCCGCACCAAGCAGGCCCACATCATTGCCGTCACCAGCGGCAAAGGCGGTGTCGGCAAGACTTTTGTCTCTGCCAATCTGGCTGCGGCTCTGACGCGTCATGGCTTCAACGTGCTGGTACTGGACGCCGATCTGGGCCTGGCCAATCTGGACGTGGTGCTCAACCTCTATCCCAAGGTCACGCTGCACGATGTGTTCACGGGCCGCTCCACGCTGGAAGATGCGATTCTGACCACGCCGGGCGGCTACTCCGTGCTGCTGGCCGGCTCGGGCATGATCGAGTATTCGCGCCTGACGCCCGAGATTCGCTCCCAGTTCATGCGTACGGTGGAGCTGCTGCGCCCGCGCTACGACATCATCCTGCTCGACACCGGCGCCGGTATCTCCGACGTGGTGCTGTTCTCCGTCTCTCTGGCCACCGAGGTGCTGGTCGTGGCTACGCCCGAGCCCACCTCGCTGACCGATGCCTATGCAGCCATCAAGGTGCTGGCCCTGCAGCAAAAGCGCCAGCAGATCCGTCTGGTCATCAACCAGGCGCAGCGCCCTGGCGATGGCCGCGCCATCACGGGCCAGCTGCAGCAGGTGCTCAACCGCTTCGTGACCACCGATTCCGGTCAGCCGCTACAGCTGACTCACTGGGGCGATATTCCGGTCGACTCCGCCGTGCGCGAAGCCGTGATGCGCCGACAGCTGCTGCTGCAGGCCATGCCCGGAGCACCCGCATCCCTCGCAGTGGCACAGCTGTCCAATAAAATCAAGGCAGAGCTGACGGCCCCGGTCTGA
- a CDS encoding SulP family inorganic anion transporter gives MQSLARWLPFLDWPKPTFGLLRGEFWAGLTVGLMLLPQGVAYAALAGMPLITGIYASIIPAAVAILFSPSPRLGVGPTALSALLIGASLTGMAEPGSAQWVVLAAWMAILSGLVQWSLGVVRAGWLLNLVTSPVLAGFTQAAALLILASQLPTLLGMRADWSTVWHSPSIYLFSIQSIAYGLVSMALLMLAKKWRPAFPSAIFIIGLSGFISWITGFADAGGSVIGHLPAGLPSFQWPGMLDWEQFGALVMPVLVISLVSFLETASSAQVEHQQAGTRWNENQDLIAQGLSKISAGLFGSFATSASFSRSAVNLLAGAKTGYANVFSILLVVVVVLWFIPWLYHVPQATLAAIVITAVLNLVKPSAILKLFRVSKVEASISVATLVLTIVTAPRMYWGVFAGIMLSQAYYLYHHLHPRIIEIGEHPDGSLRSRQLWQLPALAPNLVALRMDADLDFATATALERYAADALQQAPQAKDLALLMQSINSIDITGVETFARLERMVALRGGLLHVVGLKLPAEQRLERAGLLHQSGSPIRLYRTDADFLRTLGNFPTEPRPVNADEKPTPTK, from the coding sequence ATGCAATCCCTGGCCCGATGGCTGCCCTTTCTCGATTGGCCCAAACCTACTTTCGGCCTGCTGCGCGGCGAATTCTGGGCCGGCCTGACCGTGGGCCTGATGCTGCTGCCCCAGGGCGTGGCTTACGCGGCACTGGCCGGCATGCCACTGATCACCGGCATCTACGCCTCCATCATTCCGGCCGCGGTGGCCATTCTCTTCAGCCCCTCGCCACGGCTCGGCGTGGGGCCGACGGCGCTGAGCGCCTTGCTGATCGGCGCCTCCCTGACCGGCATGGCCGAACCGGGCTCGGCCCAATGGGTGGTGCTTGCGGCATGGATGGCGATTCTTTCCGGCCTGGTGCAATGGAGTCTGGGCGTGGTGCGCGCAGGCTGGCTGCTCAACCTGGTCACCTCCCCCGTACTGGCAGGTTTCACCCAGGCAGCGGCCCTGCTGATCCTGGCCTCGCAGCTGCCCACCCTGCTGGGCATGCGTGCTGACTGGTCCACCGTCTGGCACTCGCCGTCCATCTACCTGTTCAGCATCCAGTCCATCGCCTACGGCCTGGTCAGCATGGCTCTTCTGATGCTGGCCAAGAAATGGCGTCCTGCCTTTCCCTCTGCCATTTTCATCATCGGCCTGAGCGGCTTCATCAGCTGGATCACGGGTTTTGCCGATGCGGGCGGCTCCGTGATCGGCCACCTGCCTGCGGGACTGCCCAGCTTCCAATGGCCCGGTATGCTGGACTGGGAACAGTTCGGCGCCCTGGTCATGCCGGTGCTGGTCATCTCCCTGGTCAGCTTTCTGGAGACGGCCTCCAGCGCCCAGGTCGAGCATCAGCAGGCCGGCACACGCTGGAACGAGAACCAGGATCTGATTGCCCAGGGCCTGTCAAAGATCAGCGCCGGCCTGTTCGGCAGCTTTGCCACCAGCGCCTCGTTCTCACGCTCGGCGGTCAATCTGCTCGCCGGTGCCAAGACCGGCTATGCGAATGTCTTTTCCATTTTGCTGGTGGTGGTGGTCGTGCTCTGGTTCATTCCCTGGCTCTACCATGTGCCTCAGGCCACGCTGGCAGCCATCGTGATCACTGCCGTGCTCAACCTGGTCAAGCCCAGCGCGATCCTCAAGCTGTTCAGGGTCTCCAAGGTGGAAGCCAGCATCAGCGTCGCCACACTGGTGCTGACCATCGTCACCGCCCCGCGCATGTACTGGGGGGTGTTTGCGGGCATCATGCTCAGCCAGGCTTACTACCTCTATCACCACCTGCACCCGCGCATCATCGAGATCGGCGAGCATCCCGACGGCAGCCTGCGCAGCCGCCAGCTCTGGCAGTTGCCCGCCCTGGCGCCCAATTTGGTGGCCCTGCGCATGGACGCAGACCTGGACTTCGCCACGGCCACAGCCCTTGAGCGCTACGCGGCCGACGCACTGCAGCAGGCGCCTCAGGCCAAAGACCTGGCCTTGCTGATGCAGTCCATCAACAGCATCGACATCACCGGCGTCGAGACCTTTGCCCGCCTGGAGCGCATGGTTGCCCTGCGCGGTGGCCTGCTGCATGTGGTGGGGCTGAAATTGCCTGCCGAGCAACGGCTGGAGCGTGCCGGCCTGCTGCACCAGAGCGGCAGCCCCATCAGGCTCTACCGCACGGATGCCGACTTTCTGCGAACGCTTGGCAATTTCCCCACAGAACCGCGCCCTGTCAACGCTGACGAAAAGCCTACACCCACAAAATGA
- a CDS encoding DoxX family protein, with the protein MLNQFRNPLDLLGRVLIALLFLPAGIQKISGFAGTVGYAASVGMPMPQIAVAVGLVIEIVGGLAILLGWHTRWAALILGFFTLVASFFFHNFWGVAAEAAMMQQLLFWKNIAVVGGLLGYAAHGAGAWSMDARKS; encoded by the coding sequence ATGTTGAATCAATTCAGAAATCCTCTGGACCTGCTGGGGCGGGTGCTGATCGCCCTGCTGTTCCTGCCGGCGGGAATCCAGAAAATCAGCGGCTTTGCCGGCACCGTGGGCTATGCCGCATCGGTGGGCATGCCCATGCCCCAGATTGCCGTGGCTGTGGGCCTGGTGATCGAGATCGTCGGCGGTCTGGCCATCCTGCTGGGCTGGCATACGCGCTGGGCGGCGCTGATCCTGGGTTTCTTCACGCTCGTCGCGAGCTTTTTCTTCCACAACTTCTGGGGCGTTGCCGCCGAAGCCGCGATGATGCAGCAGCTGCTGTTCTGGAAGAACATCGCTGTGGTCGGTGGTCTGCTTGGCTATGCCGCCCATGGGGCAGGCGCCTGGAGCATGGACGCTCGCAAGAGTTGA
- a CDS encoding pirin family protein encodes MMTLRKSQERGYADHGWLKSYHSFSFADYYDPRHMGFGNLRVINEDRIAPGTGFGAHGHRDMEIISYVLEGALSHKDSMGNETPILPGEVQRMSAGSGVVHSEQNYAQDQTTHFLQIWLLPARTGIEPSYAQKTFSEAQKRGRLCLVASPDGAEGSVSMNADARLYAGLFDAGETADVSLPAGRKTYVHLVRGELDVNGQKLTSGDAALIENEEHLRLANGRAAEVLVFDLEP; translated from the coding sequence ATGATGACTCTGCGCAAATCCCAGGAACGCGGCTACGCCGACCACGGCTGGCTCAAGTCCTATCACAGCTTTTCGTTTGCCGATTACTACGACCCGCGCCACATGGGGTTTGGCAATCTGCGCGTGATCAACGAAGACCGCATCGCGCCGGGCACGGGCTTCGGTGCCCACGGCCATCGCGATATGGAAATCATCAGCTATGTGCTCGAAGGCGCGCTCTCGCACAAGGACAGCATGGGCAATGAAACCCCCATCCTGCCCGGCGAAGTGCAGCGCATGAGTGCCGGCTCTGGTGTGGTGCACAGCGAGCAGAACTATGCCCAGGACCAGACCACGCATTTTCTGCAGATCTGGTTGCTGCCGGCGCGCACGGGCATCGAGCCCAGCTATGCGCAAAAGACCTTCAGCGAGGCGCAAAAGCGCGGTCGCCTGTGCCTGGTGGCCTCGCCCGATGGAGCCGAGGGTTCGGTGAGCATGAATGCCGATGCGCGCTTGTACGCCGGCCTGTTCGACGCAGGGGAGACTGCGGATGTGTCCCTGCCAGCCGGCCGCAAGACCTATGTGCACCTGGTGCGTGGCGAGCTGGACGTGAATGGACAAAAGCTGACAAGCGGCGACGCTGCACTTATTGAAAATGAGGAGCACCTGCGCCTTGCAAACGGCCGGGCTGCGGAAGTTCTGGTGTTTGACCTGGAGCCTTGA
- the trmB gene encoding tRNA (guanosine(46)-N7)-methyltransferase TrmB gives MAENVPAADASAASQGQAPEGVAYPKTIKSYVRRAGRTTTGQAKAFEELGPRFLLQYQKAPLDAAAAYGRDGKLILEIGFGMGEATAHIARVRPDDNFLCCEVHEPGVGALLKRIGEQEIENIRILQHDAVEVIDNMLPEASIDGVHIFFPDPWHKKKHNKRRLIQSPLIAKLAARIKPGGYIHCATDWEPYAVQILEVLNAEPMLQNTAENYAEKPDYRPLTKFENRGIRLGHGVWDLVFRKK, from the coding sequence ATGGCCGAAAACGTGCCAGCCGCTGACGCATCCGCAGCATCCCAAGGCCAGGCGCCCGAAGGCGTGGCCTATCCCAAGACCATCAAAAGCTATGTGCGCCGCGCAGGCCGCACCACCACGGGCCAGGCCAAGGCTTTTGAGGAACTGGGTCCGCGCTTCCTGCTGCAATACCAGAAGGCTCCTCTGGACGCCGCAGCCGCCTACGGCCGCGACGGCAAGCTGATTCTGGAGATCGGCTTCGGCATGGGTGAAGCCACGGCCCATATCGCCCGCGTGCGCCCGGACGACAACTTCCTGTGCTGCGAAGTGCACGAGCCCGGCGTGGGCGCGCTGCTCAAGCGCATTGGCGAGCAGGAGATCGAGAACATCCGCATCCTGCAGCACGATGCCGTGGAAGTCATCGACAACATGCTGCCCGAAGCCTCGATCGACGGCGTGCACATCTTCTTCCCCGATCCCTGGCACAAGAAAAAGCACAACAAGCGCCGCCTGATCCAGAGCCCGCTGATCGCCAAGCTGGCCGCTCGCATCAAGCCCGGTGGCTATATCCACTGCGCCACCGACTGGGAGCCCTATGCGGTGCAGATTCTGGAAGTGCTGAACGCAGAACCCATGCTGCAAAACACGGCCGAGAACTACGCCGAAAAGCCCGACTACCGCCCGCTGACCAAGTTCGAAAACCGCGGCATCCGCCTCGGTCATGGCGTCTGGGACCTGGTGTTCAGGAAGAAGTAA
- a CDS encoding LysR family transcriptional regulator yields the protein MPSSRDVLTPDSLAMLQAIAETGSFAAAARSLGLVPSALTYRVRQIEDALDVLLFDRSSRHAQATEAGQALLHEGARLLQEIDAVAHRVKRVATGWEPQLTIVIDGAVARTPVFELVEAFYALNPPTTLKLRDGILNGTLEVLTSGQADLAIGVAVNTSNVSELQTREIGEMDFVFAVAPHHPLARLDEPLSDELLLQHRMVAVADSGVRSNTSFGLVNGQDVLTVDSMQAKLEAQIRGIGAGFLPRGMVQAYLDAGLLVTRQVRRASRNLRLHYAWPGPAHRTPGRALQWWLTQLESPATRKALMENHHRQ from the coding sequence ATGCCCAGCTCCCGCGATGTGCTCACCCCCGACAGCCTGGCCATGCTGCAGGCCATAGCCGAAACCGGCAGCTTTGCCGCTGCCGCACGCTCCCTCGGTCTGGTGCCCAGTGCACTGACCTACCGCGTGCGCCAGATAGAAGATGCGCTCGACGTGCTGCTGTTTGACCGCAGCTCACGCCACGCCCAGGCCACGGAAGCCGGCCAGGCCTTGCTGCACGAGGGCGCCCGGCTGCTGCAGGAGATCGACGCCGTGGCGCACCGCGTCAAGCGTGTGGCCACGGGCTGGGAGCCGCAGCTGACCATCGTGATCGACGGTGCCGTGGCCCGTACGCCCGTCTTCGAGCTGGTCGAAGCCTTTTATGCGCTGAACCCGCCGACCACGCTCAAGCTGCGCGACGGCATTCTCAACGGCACACTGGAAGTGCTGACCAGCGGTCAGGCCGATCTGGCCATTGGCGTGGCGGTCAACACCAGCAATGTCTCGGAGCTGCAGACGCGCGAGATCGGTGAGATGGATTTCGTCTTCGCCGTCGCGCCGCACCATCCGCTGGCCAGGCTCGACGAGCCGCTGTCCGATGAGCTGCTGCTGCAGCACCGCATGGTGGCCGTGGCCGACTCAGGCGTGCGCAGCAACACCAGCTTCGGCCTGGTCAACGGCCAGGACGTGCTCACCGTGGACAGCATGCAGGCCAAGCTGGAAGCACAGATACGCGGCATTGGCGCAGGCTTTCTGCCGCGCGGCATGGTGCAGGCCTATCTGGACGCCGGCCTGCTGGTCACAAGGCAGGTACGGCGCGCCAGCCGCAATCTGCGTCTGCACTATGCCTGGCCTGGCCCGGCCCACCGGACACCCGGGCGCGCGCTGCAATGGTGGCTGACGCAACTCGAGAGTCCTGCCACGCGCAAGGCGCTCATGGAAAACCATCACCGTCAATAA